GGCCCAGCGCCGCGCGGTGCCGAGTGCCTAACGTGCGGTCGGTCATCTGCGCCTGGGTGAGCGGCAGGATGCACCCGGCGCCGATGATCGTGTCGCCGCGGATGATCACCGCGCCGTCGTGCAGCGGCGAGTACGGCGTGAAGATGGTGGCCAGCAGGTCGGCGGAGACCTTTGCCTGCATCTCGGTGCCCGACGCGACGTAGTCGCCTAACGCAATCTCCCGCTCCAGCGCGATGATGCAGCCGATGCTCGACCGGCTCAGGCGCTCGACAGCGTCGGCGATCTCTTCCGCCACTTCGCTCACGTCCATGCGCTTGAAGAACCGCGTCACCCGCGATTGCCCCAGCCGCGCCAGCGCCGCCCGCAGCTCGGGCTGAAAGATCACGAGCGCCGCGAACGCGCCGTAGGTGAACAGCACGCCCAACAAATACGTGATCATCGTGAACTTGAAGATCCACGCCAGTGCGTACGTCAGCACCAGGACGACGATCCCGATGAGCATCTGCACCGCGCGCGTGCCGTGCAACAGCAGCAACAATCGATAGATGCCGTACGCCACGACCGCGATCTCGATTGCGTCGCGCCAACCGAACGTTAGAAACCGAAACTGATCGAGGATGTTCACGCCGTGTCTCTGCTCTGCAGAATGCTCCAGGCCACATCCAGCGCCCGGCGAGCCGCGCGGACGTCGTGGACTCGAAAGATGCGCGCGCCGAACGCAAGCGCCATGACGTTCGCCGCGATCGTTCCTTCGACGCGATCGGCGGGCATCGACACTCCGCTCAATTCGCCCACGAATCGCTTCCGCGATACACCAATCGCCACTGGATACCCGAGGTTCGCCAAGCGACCGAGCGAGCCCAGGACCGCCACCGAGTGCTCGGTCCGTTTCGCGAAACCGATGCCGGGATCGAGCGCGATTCGCGATCGTTCGACGCCCGAGCATTCGGCCGCGGAAACAGCACGCCGGAGCTCGCCGATCACCTCATCCATGACGTTTCCACCATAGCTCGCGAAGCGGTACGTCCCCATCTCGCTCACGCCGCCACGCGAATGCATGAGGATAACACCGGCGCGCGCTTCCGCGCAGACCTCGCTCATGGCCGGGTCCAGACGAAACGCAGAGACGTCGTTGATGATGTCGACACCATGGTCGAGCACCGCGCGCGCGACGCCGCTCTTGACCGTGTCCACAGACAGCGGCACGTGCGGGACCTGCTCGCGCAGCGATCGTACGACCGGCGCGATTCGCCTCAGCTCTTCGGCAGCGTCGACCGGCTCGGCGCCCTGGGGACGGGTGGACTCGCCGCCCACGTCCAGCACGTCGGCGCCTTCGTCGACCAACCGCAGTCCCTGCTCTACCGCGAGCTCGGGCACGAGAAAGCGGCCGCCGTCGCTGAAGCTGTCGGGCGTGACGTTGATGATGCCGAGGATGACGGGCCGGTCGAGCGAGAGGGAGCCGCGGCGGATGGCCCAGGAAGGCATGTAAAACTGGGGGAAGCGGCGGCTGTCGCCGCGTCGCAGAAGCGGCGGCGATGCGCCGCCGCCTCGTTGTTTCGTCTTACGCCGGCGCCGGCTCGGGCCCGCCTAACAATGGCGGCTTGGCCGGTTTGGGCTGCGGCACGGCGACCGGCGTGGCGGGAGCCGGCGGCGGGCCCGGGATCTTGCGCGGCGGCAGTTTCTCGCCGCGCACCAGGATCTCGATGTCCTCGGCCGTCAGCGTCTCGCGTTCGAGCAGCGCCCCGGCGATCGCGTGCAGCAAGTCCGCATTGTCGTGCAGGGTCTGGCGCGCGCGGTTGTACGAGTCCGTTAGGAGGCGCGCCACCTCGGCGTCGACCATCTGCGCCGTCTTCTCCGACACCTCGCGGCGGTGCGACAGCTCGCGGCCGAGGAAGACTTCCTGCTCGTTGTCGCCGACCAGCACCGGACCGATCGCATCGGACAGGCCCCATTGCGACACGTACCGGCGCGCCAGCGACGTCGCTTTCTGAATGTCGTTGGCGGCGCCCGTGGTCACCTTCTCGTGACCGAAGATCATTTCCTCGGCCACGCGGCCGCCGTAGGTCATCACCAGCATGGCTTCCAACTGCTGGCGCGTGACCGAATAGCGATCCTCGGTGGGCAGGGTGAACGCGAGGCCTAACGCGCGACCGCGCGGCACGATGGTCACCTTGTGCAGCGGGTCGCATCCGGGCGTCTTGATCGCGCACACTGCGTGTCCGGCTTCGTGGTACGCGGTATTGCGCTTCTCGTCTTCCTTCATGACCATCGACTTGCGCTCGGCGCCAAGCATCACTTTGTCTTTCGCCTCTTCCATGTCGGACAGGAAGACGCGTTCGTGGTTGCGGCGCGCCGCGAGCAGCGCCGCTTCGTTCACCAGGTTCGCCAGGTCGGCGCCGGACATGCCCGGCGTGCCGCGCGCGATGGTGCTCACGTCGAGGTCTTCCGCCACCGGCACGCGGCGCAGGTGCACGCGAAGGATCTCTTCGCGGCCACGGAGGTCCGGCAGGTCGACCACCACCTGACGGTCGAAGCGACCCGGGCGCAGGAGCGCCGGATCGAGCACATCGGGCCGGTTGGTGGCGGCTATGAGAATCACGCCGTCGTTGGACTCGAAGCCATCCATTTCGACGAGCAGTTGGTTGAGCGTTTGTTCGCGCTCATCGTGTCCGCCGCCCAACCCGGCGCCGCGATGGCGTCCAACGGCGTCGATCTCGTCGATGAAGATGATGCACGGCGCGTGCGCCTTGCCCTGCTCGAACAGGTCGCGTACGCGGCTCGCGCCGACGCCCACGAACATCTCCACGAAGTCGGACCCCGACATCGAGAAGAACGGCCGGCCCGCTTCGCCGGCAACCGCCCGCGCGAGCAGCGTCTTGCCCGTGCCCGGGGGACCGACCAGCAGCACGCCCTTGGGCAGGCGTCCGCCTAACCGCGTGAACTTCTGCGGATCCTTCAGGAACTCGATGATTTCCTGCAGCTCCTCTTTCGCCTCATCGGCGCCGGCGACGTCGCTGAACGTGACCTTCGGCGTGTCGCCCGTGAGGAGCTTCGCTTTGCTCTTCCCGAAGCTGAACGCCTTCGCGCCTCCCGCCTGCATCTGGCGGAAGAGGAAGATCCAGATGCCGATGATCAGGATCCAGGGCAGGAACGTGATCACGTACCCGCCTAACGACGGCTTCGCATCCTGCGCGGAGATGATCACGTTTTTCTGGCGCAGGCGATCGACCTCGTGCGAGTCGTTCGCCACCGGCAGCCGCACCGTGAACTTGCTCACATCCCGGTTGTTCACCCGGATCCGGGACTTAAACTCGCCGTCGATGGTCTTGCCGTCTTCGATGGTCACCCGCTGGATGTTTCCCGCATCCAGCTGCTGACCGTACATC
This genomic stretch from Gemmatimonadaceae bacterium harbors:
- the ftsH gene encoding ATP-dependent zinc metalloprotease FtsH, which encodes MADKLPPKRDLNFWRISKTLSFWLLLILIPIAFFRFSGNAGDSPAEIDYTMYGQQLDAGNIQRVTIEDGKTIDGEFKSRIRVNNRDVSKFTVRLPVANDSHEVDRLRQKNVIISAQDAKPSLGGYVITFLPWILIIGIWIFLFRQMQAGGAKAFSFGKSKAKLLTGDTPKVTFSDVAGADEAKEELQEIIEFLKDPQKFTRLGGRLPKGVLLVGPPGTGKTLLARAVAGEAGRPFFSMSGSDFVEMFVGVGASRVRDLFEQGKAHAPCIIFIDEIDAVGRHRGAGLGGGHDEREQTLNQLLVEMDGFESNDGVILIAATNRPDVLDPALLRPGRFDRQVVVDLPDLRGREEILRVHLRRVPVAEDLDVSTIARGTPGMSGADLANLVNEAALLAARRNHERVFLSDMEEAKDKVMLGAERKSMVMKEDEKRNTAYHEAGHAVCAIKTPGCDPLHKVTIVPRGRALGLAFTLPTEDRYSVTRQQLEAMLVMTYGGRVAEEMIFGHEKVTTGAANDIQKATSLARRYVSQWGLSDAIGPVLVGDNEQEVFLGRELSHRREVSEKTAQMVDAEVARLLTDSYNRARQTLHDNADLLHAIAGALLERETLTAEDIEILVRGEKLPPRKIPGPPPAPATPVAVPQPKPAKPPLLGGPEPAPA
- the folP gene encoding dihydropteroate synthase; translation: MPSWAIRRGSLSLDRPVILGIINVTPDSFSDGGRFLVPELAVEQGLRLVDEGADVLDVGGESTRPQGAEPVDAAEELRRIAPVVRSLREQVPHVPLSVDTVKSGVARAVLDHGVDIINDVSAFRLDPAMSEVCAEARAGVILMHSRGGVSEMGTYRFASYGGNVMDEVIGELRRAVSAAECSGVERSRIALDPGIGFAKRTEHSVAVLGSLGRLANLGYPVAIGVSRKRFVGELSGVSMPADRVEGTIAANVMALAFGARIFRVHDVRAARRALDVAWSILQSRDTA
- the cdaA gene encoding diadenylate cyclase CdaA, coding for MNILDQFRFLTFGWRDAIEIAVVAYGIYRLLLLLHGTRAVQMLIGIVVLVLTYALAWIFKFTMITYLLGVLFTYGAFAALVIFQPELRAALARLGQSRVTRFFKRMDVSEVAEEIADAVERLSRSSIGCIIALEREIALGDYVASGTEMQAKVSADLLATIFTPYSPLHDGAVIIRGDTIIGAGCILPLTQAQMTDRTLGTRHRAALGLSEESDALVVVVSEESATISVAQNGRLLRGLTAPQVRDLLSGRPLRTSAEQPVLQMRA